TACTTTGATAGTCCATGGCATTCCGTGCATAAATAGAGTATTCCTGTTGGGTATCAACAGTATTACCATCGATGGCTGGCTGAATAGGAACCCGATACAGCAGATCAGCATCTCCTTGCTGGCGTAAGCCTGTCAAGTGGTCCTGATGGGTTTGCTGTAACGGCAATTTCTTGCCAGTTTGTTGCTCATTTACCTGACTCAGTACTTGCTTAAAATCAATATCACGTGCTTTAAAACCCGGCGTATCACTATTAGCTAAATTATCAGCCAATAGCTCGGCACGCTTTCCTCGTAACAATAATGCTTGCGGGTGAACCCCTAATGCTTGATCAAAACCAATAGCCATTTGCGAAATTACCACCTGTTAGCTCTGCGCCAGTCATTGCCATTCAGCTATTCCAGAGCAATGCCTATGCCAAATAAAAAATACAATAATTACAAAAGCTTAGTGATTATTATGCTAATGCCGTGCGGCAATCCGGT
This genomic interval from Spartinivicinus ruber contains the following:
- the flgB gene encoding flagellar basal body rod protein FlgB; amino-acid sequence: MAIGFDQALGVHPQALLLRGKRAELLADNLANSDTPGFKARDIDFKQVLSQVNEQQTGKKLPLQQTHQDHLTGLRQQGDADLLYRVPIQPAIDGNTVDTQQEYSIYARNAMDYQSTFEFVNSSFKGLTKAIKGQ